The Nocardia vinacea genome contains the following window.
CGGCGCATGGTGCGTGCGTGATTGCCCAGCGTCTCACGCCAATTGCCCGACTCGACGAACGGGAAGGGCACGGCATACACATACAGCCGCAGCGCCCGGTCGGTCATCGCATTGAGCAGATCGTCCTTCTTGCGGAAGTACCAGTAGATGCTGGTCACCCCGACATTGAGATGCTTACCCAGCAGCGGCATGCTCAGGCCGTCGATCGAAACCTGTTGTGCGAGTTCGAAGGCGCCATCGATGATGTCCTCGGGATTCAGCGAGCCGCGTTCGCGTCGCTGCCGTCGCTCGACGGTGATCCGTTTCGCCATTGCTAACCTCCTGTGCCCCACGCCCCGGTGAAGACCGGCTCGCGTTTTTCGGCGAATGCGGCGAACGCCTCGATGACGTCTGCGCCGGACAGGTTGATGGTCTGGGCGCGCGCCTCGTTGGCGAGCGCCTCGCGCATCGTCCGATCCGTTCCGTCGTTCAACAGCGCCTTGGTCTGCGTGAGTGCCAACGGCGGCCCGGCGGCCAACCGCACCGCCAGCTCGTCGACGAACTTGTCGACAGCCTCGTCGGGCTGTATCCATGTCACGAGTCCGAGGGCGTGCGCTTCTTCGGCGCCGATCATGTCGGCCAGCAATGCCAGGCGTTTGGCCTGCTGCAGGCCGACGAGTTTGGGTAGCAGCCAGGAGCCTCCGCAATCCAGCGACAGCGCCCGCCGGGAAAAGATCTGGCAGAACCGCGCGTCGGGCGTGGCCACCACCAGATCGCATCCGAGCGCGAGATTCCACCCCGCGCCCGCCGCCACGCCGCGCACCTTCGCGACGGTGGGCACCGGGAGGTCGTGCAATTGCTGCACGACCTCGTTGATGACGCGCAATTCCCGGCTGGGATCCGGAAACTCGTCCATGCCCGCGGTATCGGAGATGTCGGCACCGGAACAAAACGTACCGTCGGCCCCGGTCAGAACCACGGCACGAACGTCGCGACCGTGCGCGACTCGGCGGAACTCCGCGCGCAGCTCCGCCCAGAGCTCGCGGGTGAGCGCATTCTTACGGTGTGGGCGATTCAGCGTCAGTGTCAGCACTGCACCCACCTGCTCGGTGAGCAATACCGGTTCGTCGGTCACAACTTCACCTCGCTGTCGCTCGGCTCCGCCGTGACCGGCGGTGCTGTGCCTATGGTTCCCTCGCTACACTCGGTCACAATCTCGTCCTTTCATATCCGGATCAGCGGACGGGTTGGTCGGTACCGGGCCCGATGGCGCCCCGGTCACGTAGGCGGGCGATGTCGTCGGCGCTGAATCCGGCTGCGGCCAGGACGGTTTCGGTGTGCTGCCCGAGAGCGGGGATCGCGCCCATGGGCGGTTCGTATCCGGCGATGACGGGCGGCGGCAGCAGGGCGGGTACCGGACCGGCGGGTGTTTCGATCGGCCGCCAGCGTCGGCGCGCCGAAAGGTGCGGATGGGCGATCACGTCGGTGGGGGTGTTGTAGCGGGAGTTCCCGATGCCGGCCGCGTCAGCGCACAGCTGGACGGTGGCCAGGTCGTGTCGCGCGCACCACTGCGCGATCGTGGCATCGAGTTCGGCACGGTGGCGCACCCGTCCGGCATTGGTGGTGAATCTCGGATCATCGGCGAGATCGGACCGGTCGAGAATGTCGCGGGCCAGGCGCTGCCATTCTCGGTCGTTCGTCGTGCCGAGCACCACGGTGCGGCCGTCTCCGGTGGGGTAGGCGCCGTAGGGTGCGACCGCGGGGGAACTCATGCCCAGCGGCTGCTGATCGATTCCGGTGTGCCGGGTGTAGTTGAGCGCGTAACCCATCAGCTCGGCCGCCGTGTCGAAGAGGCTCACAGCCGCCGAGGCGGATTTCGTCGCGG
Protein-coding sequences here:
- a CDS encoding enoyl-CoA hydratase/isomerase family protein; the encoded protein is MTDEPVLLTEQVGAVLTLTLNRPHRKNALTRELWAELRAEFRRVAHGRDVRAVVLTGADGTFCSGADISDTAGMDEFPDPSRELRVINEVVQQLHDLPVPTVAKVRGVAAGAGWNLALGCDLVVATPDARFCQIFSRRALSLDCGGSWLLPKLVGLQQAKRLALLADMIGAEEAHALGLVTWIQPDEAVDKFVDELAVRLAAGPPLALTQTKALLNDGTDRTMREALANEARAQTINLSGADVIEAFAAFAEKREPVFTGAWGTGG
- a CDS encoding CaiB/BaiF CoA-transferase family protein is translated as MADPTAGPLAGVTVVALEQAVSAPMCTRALADFGARVIKIENPRGGDFARDYDDVVNGLAAHFVWVNRGKESVALNLKDPEGQAVLHRLLESADVFVSNLAPGATAALGLAADDLTVRHPDVIAMEIDGYGPGGPLSHKRAYDLLIQAESGVCAVTGFPDAPAKPGPPIADVCSGLYAALTIVAMICGRRAPGRSATKSASAAVSLFDTAAELMGYALNYTRHTGIDQQPLGMSSPAVAPYGAYPTGDGRTVVLGTTNDREWQRLARDILDRSDLADDPRFTTNAGRVRHRAELDATIAQWCARHDLATVQLCADAAGIGNSRYNTPTDVIAHPHLSARRRWRPIETPAGPVPALLPPPVIAGYEPPMGAIPALGQHTETVLAAAGFSADDIARLRDRGAIGPGTDQPVR